One window from the genome of Micromonospora aurantiaca ATCC 27029 encodes:
- a CDS encoding Na+/H+ antiporter subunit A: MLVLVAVHAFAAVTAPVLVRLLGRRALYLLAAVPAAALIWAVTRTEPVRAGRPVVETVTWVPQLGLELALRMGTLSWLLVLLVGGVGALVLAYSARYFRSDDPGLGRFAAVFVAFAGAMLGLVVSDDLLLLYVFWELTTVFSYLLIGSDPTKRASRRAAMQALLVTTLGGLAMLAGFVMLGQHAGSYRWSEIAGNLPEGGYLTVALVLVLLGVTSKSAIFPFSFWLPRAMAAPTPVSAYLHAAAMVKAGVFLAALMGPAVGQTTVWRGVLLAGGLITLFLGGWTALRQVDLKLLLAYGTVSQLGLLMVILGAGTRDTALAGAAMLLAHALFKATLFLVVGVVDHVTGTRDLRELSGLGRRAPVLAAVAGLAAASMAGLPPLIGFVAKEAALEAFLHGGTTELVVLAGVVTGSALTVAYTARFLWGAFAAKPGVAETRPHRIEPAFIGPAAVLALAGLAVGVLAPAVDRVLAPYADQFPTADPGYHLALWHGLTPALGLSALAVTAGLGLFLLLHRRRPYLPRLPFDGATGYDRLAGAVDRAAVELTGATQRGSLPFYLGVILLVLVVLPGGAVLAGAPWARRFQLWDTPLQAVAGAVIVVAAVVAARARRRLTAMILVGVTGYGTALMFILHGAPDLALTQFLVETVTIVMFVLVLRRLPRRFSARPIRATRRFRVALGVAVGVVTAGMAYVAAGSRTATPISVGFPEEAVSYGGGKNVVNVTLVDIRAWDTMGEIAVLVVAATGVASLIFRRSRALDLRSGIPGAGRQQSSRPRWLTTGATSRQQSVILQVVTRLLFHAILLFSIYLLFSGHNAPGGGFAAGLVAGLGLAVRYLAGGRTELNGAAPVDAGLVLGAGLFVAVGTGVAAMLLGGEFLQSATLDFHLPLLGHVHFVTSVFFDVGVYLIVVGLVLDILRSLGAEMDRQEEVDEQETEPAGVREEELV; this comes from the coding sequence GTGCTGGTTCTGGTGGCGGTCCATGCGTTCGCAGCCGTGACCGCCCCCGTGCTGGTACGCCTCCTCGGTCGGCGGGCGCTCTACCTGCTGGCGGCCGTCCCGGCGGCGGCCCTGATCTGGGCGGTGACCCGCACCGAACCGGTCCGTGCGGGCCGGCCCGTCGTCGAGACCGTCACCTGGGTGCCGCAGCTCGGCCTGGAACTCGCGCTGCGCATGGGCACGCTGTCCTGGCTGCTGGTGCTGCTCGTCGGTGGGGTCGGCGCCCTCGTGCTGGCCTACAGCGCGCGCTACTTCCGCTCCGACGACCCCGGCCTCGGCCGGTTCGCCGCGGTGTTCGTCGCGTTCGCCGGCGCGATGCTCGGCCTGGTCGTCTCCGACGACCTGCTGCTGCTGTACGTGTTCTGGGAACTCACCACCGTCTTCTCGTACCTGCTGATCGGCAGCGACCCGACCAAGCGGGCCAGCCGCCGCGCGGCGATGCAGGCGCTGCTGGTGACCACACTGGGTGGCCTGGCGATGCTCGCCGGGTTCGTGATGCTCGGCCAGCACGCCGGCTCGTACCGGTGGTCGGAGATCGCCGGGAACCTGCCCGAGGGCGGCTACCTCACCGTCGCGCTGGTGCTCGTCCTGCTCGGCGTGACCAGCAAGTCGGCGATTTTCCCGTTCAGCTTCTGGCTGCCGCGCGCGATGGCCGCGCCCACCCCGGTCAGCGCGTACCTGCACGCCGCCGCCATGGTCAAAGCGGGCGTCTTCCTGGCCGCGCTCATGGGCCCGGCGGTGGGCCAGACCACCGTGTGGCGCGGCGTCCTGCTGGCCGGCGGCCTGATCACCCTGTTCCTCGGCGGCTGGACGGCGCTGCGGCAGGTCGACCTGAAGCTGCTGCTGGCGTACGGCACTGTGAGCCAGCTCGGCCTGCTCATGGTGATCCTCGGCGCGGGCACCCGCGACACCGCACTGGCCGGCGCCGCGATGCTGCTGGCGCACGCCCTGTTCAAAGCCACACTGTTCCTCGTCGTCGGCGTCGTCGACCACGTCACCGGCACCCGCGACCTGCGCGAACTCAGCGGCCTGGGCCGGCGCGCCCCGGTGCTCGCGGCGGTCGCCGGACTCGCGGCCGCCTCGATGGCGGGCCTGCCGCCGCTGATCGGCTTCGTGGCCAAGGAGGCCGCGCTCGAGGCGTTCCTGCACGGCGGCACCACCGAACTGGTCGTGCTCGCCGGAGTGGTGACCGGCTCGGCGCTGACCGTCGCGTACACCGCGCGGTTCCTCTGGGGCGCGTTCGCCGCCAAGCCCGGCGTCGCGGAGACCCGGCCGCACCGGATCGAGCCGGCGTTCATCGGCCCGGCGGCGGTGCTCGCCCTCGCCGGCCTCGCCGTCGGCGTCCTCGCCCCCGCGGTGGACCGGGTGCTGGCCCCGTACGCCGATCAGTTCCCGACCGCCGACCCCGGCTACCACCTGGCCCTCTGGCACGGGCTGACCCCGGCGCTCGGTCTGTCGGCGCTGGCGGTGACCGCCGGTCTCGGGCTGTTCCTGCTGCTGCACCGGCGCCGGCCCTACCTGCCGCGGCTGCCGTTCGACGGCGCCACCGGCTACGACCGGCTGGCCGGCGCGGTCGACCGCGCCGCGGTGGAGCTGACCGGCGCCACCCAGCGCGGCTCGCTGCCCTTCTACCTCGGCGTCATCCTGCTGGTCCTGGTCGTGCTGCCCGGCGGCGCGGTGCTCGCCGGCGCGCCGTGGGCCCGCCGGTTCCAGCTCTGGGACACCCCGTTGCAGGCCGTCGCCGGCGCGGTCATCGTGGTCGCGGCGGTGGTGGCCGCGCGGGCCCGCCGCCGGCTGACCGCGATGATCCTGGTCGGCGTGACCGGCTACGGCACGGCGCTGATGTTCATCCTGCACGGCGCGCCCGACCTCGCGCTCACCCAGTTCCTGGTGGAGACCGTCACGATCGTGATGTTCGTGCTGGTGCTGCGCCGCCTGCCGCGCCGGTTCTCGGCCCGCCCGATCCGCGCCACCCGGCGGTTCCGGGTCGCGCTCGGCGTCGCCGTCGGCGTGGTCACCGCCGGGATGGCGTACGTGGCGGCGGGCAGCCGGACCGCCACGCCGATCTCGGTCGGCTTCCCGGAGGAGGCCGTCTCCTACGGCGGCGGCAAGAACGTCGTCAACGTGACGCTCGTCGACATCCGCGCCTGGGACACGATGGGCGAGATCGCCGTGCTGGTGGTGGCCGCCACCGGCGTGGCCAGCCTGATCTTCCGCCGCTCCCGCGCGCTGGACCTGCGCAGCGGCATCCCCGGCGCGGGCCGGCAGCAGTCGTCGCGCCCGCGCTGGCTCACCACCGGCGCGACCTCCCGGCAGCAGTCGGTGATCCTCCAGGTGGTCACCCGCCTGCTGTTCCACGCCATCCTGCTGTTCTCGATCTACCTGCTCTTCTCCGGCCACAACGCCCCCGGTGGCGGGTTCGCCGCCGGGCTGGTCGCCGGGCTGGGGCTCGCCGTGCGATACCTGGCCGGTGGGCGTACCGAACTCAACGGCGCCGCGCCGGTCGACGCCGGCCTGGTGCTCGGCGCGGGCCTGTTCGTGGCGGTCGGCACCGGCGTGGCCGCGATGCTGCTGGGCGGCGAGTTCCTGCAGAGCGCGACGCTCGATTTCCACCTGCCGCTGCTCGGCCACGTGCACTTCGTGACGTCGGTCTTCTTCGACGTGGGCGTCTACCTCATCGTGGTCGGCCTCGTCCTGGACATCCTGCGCAGCCTGGGCGCCGAGATGGACCGCCAGGAGGAGGTCGACGAACAGGAGACCGAACCGGCCGGCGTACGGGAAGAGGAGCTGGTGTGA
- a CDS encoding PucR family transcriptional regulator: protein MTDNVRRPAPVAGGEDEQWLAEVAREAGADAGGVPVELLGDYLRLLTDAAVTGRRPRRAELDAVGALGRRAAEQGISAGRAVRLYLSAARRVWRQLPHLDRSDDSEAVRAAADAVLHVVDTAVATLAEGYAVARRELVRREESLRRELVDDLLRGDSDLGGLVERAEPFGLDLARVHQVALAAPGRRLPDTEAAISALERVIFDRLGDRDVLVATKEGLLVVVAPADPVTADRGRGAGATGNLGTLMHGELDRLVRGRPWQVAVGRPHPGVYGIARSYEEAREALTTARRLHSEASVIDAHDLLIYRVLLRDQPAMVDLVRAVLTPLAQARGGAEPLLDTLNEYFACGEVSTEAARRLHVSVRTVTYRLARIRALSGYDPADARDRFTLHAAVLGARALDWPRRPLPA, encoded by the coding sequence ATGACCGACAACGTCCGCCGGCCGGCACCGGTGGCGGGCGGCGAGGACGAGCAGTGGCTGGCCGAGGTGGCCCGCGAGGCGGGTGCCGACGCGGGCGGCGTGCCGGTGGAGCTGCTCGGCGACTACCTGCGGCTGCTGACCGACGCGGCGGTGACCGGCCGCCGTCCCCGCCGAGCCGAACTCGACGCGGTCGGCGCGCTGGGCCGGCGCGCGGCCGAGCAGGGGATCTCCGCCGGCCGCGCGGTACGCCTCTACCTGTCCGCGGCGCGGCGTGTCTGGCGGCAGCTTCCCCACCTGGACCGGTCCGACGACAGCGAGGCGGTCCGCGCCGCCGCCGACGCCGTCCTGCACGTGGTCGACACCGCCGTGGCCACGCTCGCCGAGGGGTACGCGGTGGCCCGCCGGGAACTCGTCCGGCGCGAGGAGTCGCTGCGAAGGGAACTCGTCGACGACCTGCTGCGCGGCGACTCCGACCTGGGCGGGCTGGTGGAACGGGCCGAGCCGTTCGGCCTGGACCTGGCCCGGGTGCACCAGGTCGCTCTCGCCGCGCCCGGCCGGCGGCTGCCGGACACGGAGGCGGCGATCAGCGCGCTGGAGCGGGTCATCTTCGACCGGCTCGGTGACCGGGACGTGCTGGTGGCCACGAAGGAAGGGCTGCTCGTGGTGGTCGCCCCGGCGGACCCGGTCACCGCCGACCGGGGCCGCGGCGCCGGAGCGACCGGCAACCTGGGCACGCTGATGCACGGCGAGCTGGACCGGCTGGTGCGGGGCCGGCCGTGGCAGGTGGCGGTGGGCCGCCCGCACCCGGGCGTCTACGGCATCGCCCGCTCGTACGAGGAGGCCCGGGAGGCGCTCACCACGGCGCGGCGCCTGCACAGCGAGGCATCCGTGATCGATGCGCACGACCTGCTGATCTACCGGGTGCTGCTGCGCGACCAGCCCGCCATGGTCGACCTGGTACGGGCGGTGCTGACGCCGCTGGCCCAGGCGCGCGGCGGCGCCGAGCCGCTGCTGGACACACTGAACGAGTACTTCGCCTGCGGCGAGGTGTCGACCGAGGCCGCCCGCCGGCTGCACGTGTCGGTGCGCACGGTCACCTACCGGCTGGCCCGGATCCGGGCGTTGAGCGGCTACGACCCCGCCGACGCGCGGGACCGGTTCACGCTGCACGCCGCCGTGCTCGGCGCGCGGGCGCTGGACTGGCCGCGCCGGCCGCTGCCGGCATAG